A DNA window from Methylobacterium sp. NMS14P contains the following coding sequences:
- a CDS encoding ABC transporter ATP-binding protein, with protein sequence MTDTILSVRDLTVAFDTRRGSLTAIDRVSFDIGRGEILGVVGESGAGKSVTGSAVIGLIDRPGRIAGGEIRLRGERIDNLSPEAMRRVRGKRIGMIFQDPLTSLDPLFRVGDQIVETLRTHTDLSAKAARTRAIDLLAEVGIPAPERRIDGYPHEFSGGMRQRVVIALALAAEPELIIADEPTTALDVSVQAQIITLLKRLCREHGTAVMLVTHDMGVIAEAADRVAVMYAGRVAEIGPVASVIAKPHHPYAVGLMGAIPTLSQEADRLSQIPGSMPRLTAIPKGCAFNPRCPKVFSRCRVERPEPIPVDASRVACHLYDAAERAA encoded by the coding sequence ATGACCGACACCATCCTCTCCGTGCGCGACCTCACGGTCGCCTTCGACACCCGCCGCGGGTCGCTCACCGCCATCGACCGGGTCTCGTTCGACATCGGCCGCGGCGAGATCCTGGGCGTGGTCGGCGAGTCCGGGGCCGGCAAGTCGGTGACCGGCTCGGCGGTGATCGGGCTGATCGACCGGCCCGGCCGGATCGCCGGCGGCGAGATCCGCCTGCGCGGCGAGCGCATCGACAACCTCTCCCCCGAGGCGATGCGGCGGGTGCGCGGCAAGCGCATCGGCATGATCTTCCAGGATCCGCTGACCTCGCTCGACCCGCTGTTCCGGGTCGGCGACCAGATCGTCGAGACCCTGCGCACCCACACCGACCTGTCCGCGAAGGCCGCCCGCACCCGCGCCATCGACCTGCTCGCCGAGGTCGGCATCCCGGCGCCCGAGCGGCGCATCGACGGCTACCCGCACGAATTCTCCGGCGGCATGCGCCAGCGGGTGGTGATCGCCCTCGCGCTCGCGGCCGAGCCCGAGCTGATCATCGCCGACGAGCCGACGACTGCCCTCGACGTCTCGGTCCAGGCCCAGATCATCACGCTGCTCAAGCGCCTGTGCCGCGAGCACGGCACCGCGGTGATGCTGGTGACCCACGACATGGGCGTCATCGCCGAGGCCGCCGACCGGGTGGCGGTGATGTATGCCGGGCGGGTGGCCGAGATCGGCCCGGTCGCCTCGGTGATCGCCAAGCCCCACCACCCCTACGCGGTCGGCCTGATGGGCGCGATCCCGACCCTGTCGCAGGAGGCCGACCGGCTCAGCCAGATTCCCGGATCGATGCCGCGGCTCACCGCCATCCCGAAGGGCTGCGCCTTCAACCCGCGCTGCCCGAAGGTTTTTTCGAGATGCCGCGTCGAGCGCCCGGAGCCGATCCCGGTCGATGCGAGCCGAGTGGCCTGTCACCTGTACGATGCAGCGGAGCGCGCAGCGTGA
- a CDS encoding L,D-transpeptidase, with translation MSRRIALLGLAGLLLGSAPAAAANPLDRGPIADFLNIFRSQAIPRETVAWTGKEKPGTIVVSTRQRRLYYVLGGGAAVRYGVGVGRQGFSWSGTKTVTMKKEWPDWRPPQQMLARRPDLPRYMAGGQDNPLGARALYLGSSLYRIHGSNEPETMGAAVSSGCIRMTNKDVVDLYDRVRVGTKVVVRD, from the coding sequence ATGTCGAGACGGATCGCGCTACTCGGGCTCGCGGGCCTGCTGCTCGGGAGCGCCCCGGCGGCGGCCGCCAACCCGCTGGACAGGGGGCCGATCGCGGACTTCCTGAACATCTTCCGCAGCCAGGCGATCCCGCGCGAGACGGTGGCGTGGACCGGCAAGGAGAAGCCCGGCACCATCGTGGTCTCGACCCGCCAGCGCCGGCTCTACTACGTGCTCGGCGGCGGCGCGGCGGTCCGCTACGGCGTGGGCGTCGGGCGGCAGGGCTTCTCGTGGTCCGGTACCAAGACCGTCACCATGAAGAAGGAATGGCCGGACTGGCGCCCGCCGCAGCAGATGCTGGCCCGCCGCCCCGACCTGCCGCGCTACATGGCCGGCGGCCAGGACAACCCGCTGGGCGCCCGCGCCCTCTATCTCGGCTCCTCGCTCTACCGCATCCACGGCTCGAACGAGCCCGAGACGATGGGCGCGGCGGTCTCGTCCGGCTGCATCCGCATGACCAACAAGGACGTGGTCGACCTCTACGACCGGGTCCGCGTCGGCACCAAGGTCGTCGTGCGCGACTGA
- a CDS encoding formaldehyde-activating enzyme, with the protein MNERIILRAGEALVAGGPPNTASEPEVIIGELDGPVGTALATLTGDQVVGHSRVFALLNTDIMVRPVTLCVSKVSVTESKYTSILMGTVQFAIANGVLDAVRAGYIPKHKANDLGIICSVWLSPGVIDAQHVDHKALFDIQRKGMTEAIRKAMTNEPSIDWLLENQDKITHKYYQMGLDGKI; encoded by the coding sequence ATGAACGAGCGCATCATCCTGCGGGCCGGTGAGGCCCTGGTCGCGGGCGGACCGCCCAACACCGCCTCCGAGCCCGAGGTCATCATCGGCGAGCTCGACGGGCCGGTCGGCACCGCCCTGGCCACGCTGACCGGCGATCAGGTCGTCGGCCACAGCCGCGTCTTCGCCCTGCTCAACACCGACATCATGGTCCGCCCGGTCACCCTGTGCGTGTCCAAGGTCAGCGTCACCGAGAGCAAGTACACCTCGATCCTGATGGGCACCGTCCAGTTCGCCATCGCCAACGGCGTCCTCGACGCCGTGCGCGCCGGCTACATCCCGAAGCACAAGGCCAACGACCTCGGCATCATCTGCTCGGTCTGGCTCAGCCCCGGCGTCATCGACGCCCAGCACGTCGACCACAAGGCCCTGTTCGACATCCAGCGCAAGGGCATGACCGAGGCCATCCGCAAAGCCATGACCAACGAGCCCTCGATCGACTGGCTCCTCGAGAACCAGGACAAGATCACCCACAAGTACTACCAGATGGGTCTCGACGGAAAAATCTGA
- a CDS encoding efflux RND transporter periplasmic adaptor subunit, which produces MTRTLSTRTLSSARASTRATALLPAALLLLGVAACNPKQVAAPTPPVPEVGFVKVEPQAIPYLRDLPGRVAPMRIAEVRARVSGLVVKRLFEQGSMVKEGDILYKIDPAPYEVELASAEAALARQEAALVLARQQADRLEQLLSRATASQAQFDAAFAAKKQAEAEVAGAKASRQKAQLNLDWTDVRAPITGRIGRALLTEGTLIEPGAMGALATIQQLDPIYVDITQSVGELNRLRRDLASGELARLEDNTANVHLIMDDNSLYPLAGRLLFSDVTADPSTGQVTLRVQFPNPHDELFPGMYVRARIKQGIDSDAIAVPQQAIQRTDDGRAEVWVVRGDETVMRQPVEVGPVVGQNWLIRSGLKAGERVVIDGFQKITVGAKVKPLDQTPVHGETGPKHDTDEAPDAPGDKAEVAPRAAAVQQRH; this is translated from the coding sequence GTGACCCGCACTTTGTCCACCAGAACCCTGTCGTCCGCCCGCGCCTCGACCCGCGCGACTGCCCTCCTGCCCGCGGCCCTGCTCCTGCTGGGCGTCGCCGCCTGCAACCCGAAGCAGGTCGCCGCCCCGACCCCGCCGGTGCCGGAAGTCGGGTTCGTCAAGGTGGAGCCCCAGGCGATCCCGTACCTGCGCGACCTGCCGGGCCGCGTCGCGCCGATGCGCATTGCCGAGGTCCGCGCCCGGGTGTCCGGCCTCGTGGTCAAGCGGCTGTTCGAGCAGGGCAGCATGGTCAAGGAAGGGGACATCCTCTACAAGATCGACCCGGCGCCCTACGAGGTCGAACTCGCCAGCGCCGAGGCGGCCCTCGCCCGCCAGGAGGCAGCCCTGGTGCTCGCCCGCCAGCAGGCCGACCGGCTGGAGCAGCTGCTCTCCCGCGCCACGGCCAGCCAGGCGCAGTTCGACGCGGCCTTCGCGGCCAAGAAGCAGGCGGAGGCCGAGGTCGCCGGCGCCAAGGCGAGCCGCCAGAAGGCGCAGCTCAACCTCGATTGGACCGACGTGCGCGCGCCGATCACCGGCCGCATCGGTCGGGCGCTGCTCACCGAGGGCACGCTGATCGAGCCGGGCGCCATGGGAGCGCTCGCCACGATCCAGCAGCTCGACCCGATCTACGTCGACATCACCCAGTCGGTCGGCGAACTGAACCGCCTGCGCCGGGATCTCGCCAGCGGCGAGCTGGCGCGGCTGGAGGACAACACCGCCAACGTCCACCTGATCATGGACGACAATTCGCTCTACCCGCTGGCCGGCCGGCTGCTGTTCTCGGACGTCACCGCCGACCCGAGCACCGGGCAGGTGACCCTGCGTGTGCAGTTCCCCAACCCGCACGACGAACTCTTCCCGGGCATGTACGTCCGGGCGCGGATCAAGCAGGGCATCGATTCCGACGCGATCGCGGTGCCGCAGCAGGCGATCCAGCGCACCGACGACGGCCGCGCCGAGGTCTGGGTGGTGCGCGGCGACGAGACCGTCATGCGCCAGCCCGTCGAGGTCGGGCCGGTGGTCGGGCAGAACTGGCTGATCCGCTCGGGGCTGAAGGCCGGCGAGCGCGTCGTGATCGACGGGTTCCAGAAGATCACCGTCGGCGCCAAGGTGAAGCCCCTCGACCAGACCCCGGTGCACGGCGAGACCGGCCCGAAGCACGACACCGACGAGGCGCCCGACGCGCCCGGCGACAAGGCGGAGGTCGCGCCGCGGGCCGCCGCCGTCCAGCAGCGCCACTGA
- a CDS encoding ABC transporter substrate-binding protein, whose product MSRSALKTLARGVAASTVATFAFAALPAQAANVFRFAFQGDLKSLDPYSLKESFTEGMQQAAYESLVTLDKNLKFAPGLAESWETPEPTRWRFHLRKNVKFHDGSPFTADDVIFSAQRVRAPGSNFTTNVPADAEFVKVDDYTVDMVLKKPNPIAIAQFPTWVIMSKAWSEKNGVVQPTPPSATSPSYATLHENGTGPFVITEHQPGVRTVFKKFDGYWGKVESNLDEAILTTIANPATRVAALLSGEVDWIDPVPLQDQQRVNASGTATVMAGPELRTIFLGMDQDRDELKDSSVKGKNPFKDIKVREAFYLAIDEDTIAKRVMRGQAVPSALMIAPALYDRGAEFKRPATDLKKAKELMAQAGYPDGFSLTMDCPNDRYVNDEAICQAVVSMLARINVKVNLNAQPKAKYFAKVLAPAYDTSFYLLGWTPSSLDSHNILYEIVGCRKPGDKSGRGSWNLAGYCDPKIDAIADKVEGETDKTKRDALIKEGFDVLNTDWGYIPLHQQALAWGVSKKVHLTQRADNLLLLYWVSKDPQ is encoded by the coding sequence TTGTCCCGCTCAGCCCTGAAGACCCTCGCCCGCGGCGTGGCCGCGAGCACGGTCGCGACGTTCGCGTTCGCCGCGCTGCCCGCGCAGGCCGCCAACGTCTTCCGCTTCGCCTTCCAGGGTGACCTGAAATCCCTCGACCCGTACTCCCTCAAGGAGAGTTTCACGGAAGGGATGCAGCAGGCGGCCTACGAGTCCCTCGTCACCCTCGACAAGAACCTGAAATTCGCCCCCGGGCTGGCCGAATCCTGGGAGACGCCCGAGCCGACCCGCTGGCGCTTCCACCTGCGCAAGAACGTCAAGTTCCACGACGGCTCGCCGTTCACCGCCGACGACGTGATCTTCTCCGCCCAGCGCGTCCGCGCCCCGGGCTCGAACTTCACCACCAACGTGCCCGCCGACGCCGAGTTCGTGAAGGTCGACGACTACACCGTCGACATGGTGCTGAAGAAGCCGAACCCCATCGCCATCGCCCAGTTCCCGACCTGGGTGATCATGTCGAAGGCGTGGTCCGAGAAGAACGGCGTCGTCCAGCCGACGCCGCCCAGCGCCACCAGCCCGAGCTACGCCACCCTGCACGAGAACGGCACCGGCCCGTTCGTGATCACCGAGCACCAGCCCGGCGTGAGGACGGTGTTCAAGAAGTTCGACGGCTACTGGGGCAAGGTCGAGTCGAACCTCGACGAGGCGATCCTCACCACCATCGCCAACCCGGCGACCCGCGTCGCCGCGCTGCTCTCCGGCGAGGTCGACTGGATCGACCCGGTGCCGCTGCAGGACCAGCAGCGGGTCAACGCCAGCGGCACCGCCACCGTGATGGCCGGGCCCGAGCTGCGCACGATCTTCCTCGGCATGGACCAGGACCGGGACGAGCTGAAGGACTCGAGCGTCAAGGGCAAGAACCCGTTCAAGGACATCAAGGTGCGCGAGGCCTTCTACCTCGCCATCGACGAGGACACGATCGCCAAGCGCGTCATGCGCGGGCAGGCGGTGCCCTCCGCGCTGATGATCGCCCCGGCCCTCTACGACCGCGGCGCCGAGTTCAAGCGCCCGGCCACCGACCTCAAGAAGGCCAAGGAGCTGATGGCCCAGGCGGGCTACCCGGACGGGTTCTCGCTGACCATGGACTGCCCCAACGACCGCTACGTCAACGACGAGGCGATCTGTCAGGCGGTGGTCTCGATGCTGGCCCGCATCAACGTCAAGGTGAACCTCAACGCCCAGCCGAAGGCCAAGTACTTCGCCAAGGTGCTGGCACCGGCCTACGACACCTCGTTCTACCTGCTCGGCTGGACCCCGTCCTCGCTCGACAGCCACAACATCCTCTACGAGATCGTCGGCTGCCGGAAGCCCGGCGACAAGTCGGGCCGGGGCAGCTGGAACCTCGCCGGCTACTGCGACCCGAAGATCGACGCGATCGCCGACAAGGTCGAGGGCGAGACCGACAAGACCAAGCGCGACGCCCTGATCAAGGAGGGCTTCGACGTCCTCAACACCGACTGGGGCTACATCCCGCTGCACCAGCAGGCTCTGGCCTGGGGCGTCTCCAAGAAGGTCCACCTGACCCAGCGCGCCGACAACCTGCTCCTGCTCTACTGGGTGTCGAAGGACCCGCAGTAG
- a CDS encoding ABC transporter permease: MSGYDLDAGDAPPVPLPEAKPSRLARWRDSDLLANFLRSKTAVAALIATLLMVGLAFASPWIAPQNPYDPAQLDLINSNLPPIWQADGQAPYYLGTDDQGRDVLSAVLYGLRLSLIVGVLGVLTSGILGIALGLIAGYAGGFLDTLIMRVADVQLTFPAILIALVVDGVAKASFGSALDVGPLIGLIVVSIGLSFWVQYARTVRSSVMVEKGKDYVQAARLIGLSPPVIMVRHVLPNVTGPVFVIATINLALAIITEATLSFLGTGLPETMPSLGTLIRTGNRFLFSGEWWIVAFPGLALAGLVIAINLLGDWLRDALNPKLQ; the protein is encoded by the coding sequence ATGAGCGGGTACGACCTCGACGCGGGCGACGCCCCGCCGGTCCCGCTGCCGGAGGCGAAGCCCTCGCGGCTCGCGCGCTGGCGCGACTCCGACCTGCTGGCGAACTTCCTGCGCTCGAAAACCGCTGTGGCGGCGCTGATCGCCACGCTGCTGATGGTCGGGCTCGCCTTCGCGTCCCCGTGGATCGCCCCGCAGAACCCCTACGACCCGGCCCAGCTCGACCTGATCAACTCCAACCTGCCGCCGATCTGGCAGGCGGACGGACAGGCGCCCTACTATCTCGGCACCGACGACCAGGGCCGGGACGTGCTCTCGGCGGTGCTGTACGGCCTGCGCCTGTCGCTGATCGTCGGCGTGCTCGGGGTGCTGACCTCCGGGATCCTCGGCATCGCGCTCGGCCTGATCGCCGGCTACGCCGGCGGCTTCCTCGACACGCTGATCATGCGGGTCGCCGACGTGCAACTCACCTTCCCGGCGATCCTGATCGCCCTGGTGGTGGACGGCGTCGCCAAGGCGAGCTTCGGCAGCGCCCTCGACGTCGGGCCGCTGATCGGGCTGATCGTGGTCTCGATCGGCCTGTCCTTCTGGGTGCAGTACGCCCGGACCGTGCGCTCCTCCGTGATGGTCGAGAAGGGCAAGGACTACGTCCAGGCGGCGCGGCTGATCGGCCTGTCGCCGCCGGTGATCATGGTCCGCCACGTCCTGCCGAACGTCACAGGCCCGGTCTTCGTGATCGCGACGATCAACCTCGCGCTCGCGATCATCACCGAGGCGACGCTGTCGTTCCTCGGCACGGGCCTGCCCGAGACCATGCCGTCGCTCGGCACGCTGATCCGCACCGGCAACCGGTTCCTGTTCTCCGGCGAGTGGTGGATCGTCGCCTTCCCGGGGCTGGCGCTCGCCGGGCTCGTCATCGCCATCAACCTCCTGGGGGATTGGCTGCGCGACGCGCTCAATCCGAAGCTGCAATGA
- a CDS encoding multidrug efflux RND transporter permease subunit: protein MARFFIDRPVFAWVVALFICLGGALAIPNLPVAQYPVIAPPSIALSTAYPGASVESLYIGTTRLIEDELNGAANIMSFESTTDSFGSVNITATFQPGTDPSLASVEVQNRLKRVEARLPAEVRQQGILVEEASAATLNIITLVSKDGSMDEVGLGDFLIRNVINEIRRIPGVGRATLYSTERSLRVWVDPDKLRGLSLSASDVTDAIRNQNVQVASGSVGAQPSPTRQSLTVPIIVKGQLGTIEDFGAVVLRANSDGSNVRLRDVARIELGGDAYQFSTRLNGGPAAGISVTLAPDGNALETAKAIRAKMVELSQFFPPDLKWDIPYDITPAVEASIEKVLHTLVEAVVLVFLVMFLFLQNIRYTLIPTIVVPIALMGTVTVMWISGFSVNVLTMFGMVLAIGILVDDAIVVVENVERIMNEEGLPPKEATKKAMGQITGAIIGITLVLIAVFIPMAFFPGSVGIIYRQFSIAMVTSIAFSALLALSLTPALCATFLKPIEKGHGHAKGGVFGMFNRFVDRETARYGRGTAAFIRKSGRVMLVYLALVAGTAYAFVQLPEGFLPVEDQGFFTVDIQTPPGASYNRTQEAVRKVEEHLLAQPGVATVTMLNGFSFSGQAPSTSQAFVTLKPWSERDAKNSAAALVAGTNAALASYRDATVDAQEPPPVDNLGNAAGFSFRLQDRANRGYAALLSAQEQLLKLAQQSPILQKVKIEGLPPTPQAELVIDREKAAALGVKFEDINATIQLNLGSVYPNDFPNRGKMQRVYVQAEQLQRMSAADILNYAVKNATNTMVPMSSFAELKWSMGPSQIVGFNGYQSVRFTGEPNPGYTSGDAIAEMERLMLQLPKGFGYAWTGQSYQEKQAGSQASLLLALSVLIVFLCLAALYESWAIPVSVMLVIPLGVIGAVAAVYLRGMPNDVYFKIGLITIIGLSAKNAILIVEFAKDLWKPGTSVVRAAVEAATLRFRPIVMTSLAFIFGVVPLAIATGAASKSQQAIGTGVMGGMITATVLAVFFVPVFFVVVMRLFRRKAVAEGEAAEAETRREPARVAAE from the coding sequence ATGGCACGCTTCTTCATCGACCGCCCGGTCTTCGCCTGGGTGGTGGCCCTGTTCATCTGCCTGGGCGGCGCCCTGGCGATCCCGAACCTGCCGGTGGCGCAGTATCCGGTGATCGCTCCGCCCTCCATCGCCCTGTCCACGGCCTATCCGGGGGCGTCGGTGGAGAGCCTCTACATCGGCACGACCCGGCTCATCGAGGATGAGCTCAACGGCGCCGCCAACATCATGAGCTTCGAGTCGACCACCGACTCGTTCGGCTCGGTCAACATCACCGCCACCTTCCAGCCGGGCACCGACCCGTCGCTCGCCTCGGTCGAGGTGCAGAACCGGCTGAAGCGCGTGGAAGCGCGCCTGCCGGCCGAGGTGCGCCAGCAGGGCATCCTGGTCGAGGAGGCCTCGGCCGCGACCCTCAACATCATCACCCTCGTCTCCAAGGACGGGTCGATGGACGAGGTGGGTCTCGGCGACTTCCTGATCCGCAACGTGATCAACGAGATCCGCCGCATCCCCGGCGTCGGCCGCGCGACGCTCTACTCCACGGAGCGGTCGCTGCGCGTCTGGGTCGATCCCGACAAGCTGCGCGGCCTCTCGCTCAGCGCCTCGGACGTCACCGACGCGATCCGCAACCAGAACGTCCAGGTCGCGTCCGGCTCGGTCGGCGCGCAGCCGAGCCCGACCCGGCAGTCGCTCACCGTGCCGATCATCGTGAAGGGGCAGCTCGGCACGATCGAGGATTTCGGCGCCGTCGTGCTGCGGGCCAATTCCGACGGCTCGAACGTGCGCCTGCGCGACGTCGCCCGGATCGAGCTCGGCGGCGACGCCTACCAGTTCTCCACGCGCCTGAACGGCGGCCCGGCCGCCGGCATCTCGGTGACGCTGGCCCCCGACGGCAACGCGCTGGAGACCGCCAAGGCCATCCGCGCCAAGATGGTGGAGCTGTCCCAGTTCTTCCCGCCGGACCTGAAGTGGGACATCCCGTACGACATCACCCCGGCGGTGGAGGCCTCCATCGAGAAGGTGCTGCACACGCTGGTCGAGGCGGTGGTGCTGGTCTTCCTCGTGATGTTCCTGTTCCTGCAGAACATCCGCTACACCCTGATCCCCACCATCGTGGTGCCGATCGCCCTCATGGGCACGGTCACGGTGATGTGGATCTCGGGCTTCTCGGTGAACGTGCTCACCATGTTCGGCATGGTGCTGGCCATCGGCATCCTGGTCGACGACGCCATCGTGGTGGTGGAGAACGTCGAGCGGATCATGAACGAGGAGGGTCTGCCGCCCAAGGAGGCCACCAAGAAGGCCATGGGGCAGATCACCGGGGCGATCATCGGCATTACCCTGGTGCTGATCGCCGTGTTCATCCCGATGGCGTTCTTCCCCGGCTCGGTCGGCATCATCTACCGGCAGTTCTCGATCGCGATGGTGACCTCCATCGCCTTCTCGGCGCTGCTCGCCCTGTCGCTGACGCCGGCGCTCTGCGCGACCTTCCTGAAGCCGATCGAGAAGGGGCACGGCCACGCCAAGGGCGGCGTGTTCGGGATGTTCAACCGCTTCGTCGATCGCGAGACCGCCCGCTACGGCCGCGGCACCGCGGCGTTCATCCGGAAGTCCGGCCGGGTGATGCTGGTCTACCTCGCGCTCGTGGCGGGCACGGCCTACGCCTTCGTGCAGTTGCCGGAGGGCTTCCTGCCGGTGGAGGACCAGGGCTTCTTCACGGTCGACATCCAGACGCCGCCCGGCGCCTCCTACAACCGCACCCAGGAGGCGGTCCGCAAGGTCGAGGAGCACCTGCTGGCGCAGCCCGGCGTCGCCACCGTGACGATGCTCAACGGCTTCTCGTTCTCGGGCCAGGCCCCGAGCACCAGTCAGGCCTTCGTGACCCTGAAGCCCTGGTCGGAGCGCGACGCCAAGAACTCGGCCGCCGCGCTGGTGGCCGGCACCAACGCGGCGCTCGCCAGCTACCGCGACGCCACGGTGGACGCCCAGGAGCCGCCGCCGGTCGACAACCTCGGCAACGCGGCGGGCTTCTCGTTCCGCCTGCAGGACCGGGCCAACCGCGGCTACGCGGCCCTGCTGTCGGCCCAGGAGCAGCTCCTGAAGCTCGCGCAGCAGAGCCCGATCCTCCAGAAGGTGAAGATCGAGGGCCTGCCGCCGACCCCGCAGGCGGAGCTGGTGATCGACCGCGAGAAGGCGGCCGCGCTCGGCGTGAAGTTCGAGGACATCAACGCCACGATCCAGCTCAACCTCGGCTCGGTCTACCCGAACGACTTCCCCAACCGGGGCAAGATGCAGCGCGTCTACGTGCAGGCCGAGCAGCTGCAGCGCATGAGCGCGGCGGACATCCTCAACTACGCGGTGAAGAACGCCACCAACACGATGGTGCCGATGTCGTCCTTCGCGGAGCTGAAATGGAGCATGGGGCCGAGCCAGATCGTCGGCTTCAACGGCTACCAGTCGGTGCGCTTCACCGGCGAGCCGAACCCCGGCTACACGTCGGGCGACGCCATCGCCGAGATGGAGCGGCTGATGCTGCAGCTGCCCAAGGGCTTCGGCTATGCCTGGACGGGCCAGTCCTACCAGGAGAAGCAGGCGGGCAGCCAGGCGAGCCTGCTGCTGGCCCTGTCGGTGCTGATCGTGTTCCTGTGCCTTGCCGCGCTCTACGAGAGCTGGGCGATCCCGGTCTCGGTGATGCTGGTGATCCCGCTCGGCGTCATCGGCGCGGTGGCGGCCGTGTACCTGCGCGGCATGCCCAACGACGTGTACTTCAAGATCGGGTTGATCACGATCATCGGCCTCTCGGCCAAGAACGCGATCCTGATCGTGGAGTTCGCCAAGGACCTGTGGAAGCCCGGCACCTCCGTGGTGCGGGCCGCGGTCGAGGCGGCGACGCTCCGGTTCCGGCCGATCGTGATGACCTCGTTGGCCTTCATCTTCGGCGTGGTGCCCCTGGCCATCGCCACCGGCGCCGCCTCGAAGAGCCAGCAGGCGATCGGCACCGGCGTGATGGGCGGCATGATCACCGCGACCGTGCTGGCGGTGTTCTTCGTGCCGGTCTTCTTCGTCGTCGTCATGCGCCTGTTCCGGCGCAAGGCGGTGGCGGAGGGCGAGGCGGCCGAGGCGGAGACGCGGCGCGAGCCCGCGCGGGTGGCGGCCGAGTAG
- a CDS encoding ABC transporter permease has product MLAFLLRRVIQAAAVLAVVGLIAFAMFRFAGDPVNQIVGPDTTVAERAQIRTDLGLDDPVLVQFVRYAGNVVRGRFGISYQFRQPVSQLLAERMPATLELAFCATVFALVVGILMGVYCALRRDSWLAGLFQAVSLIGISLPTFLIGILLIYLFSVTLGWLPSYGRGDTVRLGWWTTGFLTASGLKALILPSVTLGLFQMTLIMRLVRAEMLEVLRTDYIRFARARGLTTRAVHLRHALKNTLVPVITIAGLQLGSVIAFSIITETVFQWPGMGLLFVQAVQNVDIPIMSAYLLLVALIFVTINLVVDILYTVVDPRLRLPAGRTA; this is encoded by the coding sequence GTGCTCGCCTTCCTGCTGCGGCGGGTGATCCAGGCGGCCGCGGTCCTCGCGGTCGTCGGGCTCATCGCCTTCGCGATGTTCCGGTTCGCGGGCGACCCCGTGAACCAGATCGTCGGCCCCGACACCACCGTGGCCGAGCGGGCCCAGATCCGGACGGATCTCGGCCTCGACGACCCGGTTCTGGTCCAGTTCGTCCGCTACGCCGGCAACGTGGTGCGGGGCCGGTTCGGCATCTCGTACCAGTTCCGGCAGCCGGTCTCGCAGCTCTTGGCCGAGCGCATGCCGGCGACGCTGGAGCTCGCCTTCTGCGCCACGGTCTTCGCCCTCGTGGTGGGGATCCTGATGGGCGTGTACTGCGCGCTGCGCCGCGACTCCTGGCTCGCCGGGCTGTTCCAGGCGGTCTCGCTGATCGGGATCAGCCTGCCGACCTTCCTGATCGGCATCCTGCTGATCTACCTGTTCTCGGTGACGCTCGGCTGGCTGCCCTCCTACGGGCGCGGCGACACCGTGCGGCTCGGCTGGTGGACCACCGGATTCCTGACCGCCTCCGGGCTCAAGGCGCTGATCCTGCCCTCGGTGACGCTCGGCCTGTTCCAGATGACGCTGATCATGCGGCTGGTCCGCGCCGAGATGCTGGAGGTGCTGCGCACCGACTACATCCGCTTCGCCCGGGCGCGGGGGCTCACCACGCGCGCCGTCCACCTGCGGCACGCGCTGAAGAACACGCTGGTGCCGGTGATCACCATCGCGGGGCTGCAGCTCGGCTCGGTCATCGCCTTCTCGATCATCACCGAGACGGTGTTCCAGTGGCCCGGCATGGGCCTGCTCTTCGTCCAGGCCGTGCAGAACGTCGATATCCCGATCATGTCCGCGTACCTGCTGCTCGTCGCCCTGATCTTCGTGACCATCAACCTCGTGGTCGACATCCTCTACACGGTGGTGGACCCGCGCCTGCGGCTGCCCGCCGGGCGGACGGCGTGA